A single window of Onychomys torridus chromosome 8, mOncTor1.1, whole genome shotgun sequence DNA harbors:
- the Tsr1 gene encoding pre-rRNA-processing protein TSR1 homolog, with the protein MAAHRSGPLKQQNKAHKGGRHSGGGSAQVGSKGRVGPKVLCKKVKKQLSRVDQRHRANQLRKQKREAVLAEKRQLGSKDGPPHQVLVVPLHNKISLPEAFTLLQNEILGTVYLNECGSTRGFMLLSHVVRHRWFFTCARPGDLHTVLDLAKVADTILFLLDPLEGWDSTGEYCLSCLFAQGLPTYTLAVQGLSGLPLKKHIDARKKLSKIVLKRFSEDEILLLDTPQQAAVLLRQLANQKQRHLAFRDRRAYLFAHVADFVPSEESNLVGTLKISGYVRGRTLNVNSLLHIVGHGDFQMNQIDAPVDPFPLNPRVIKSQKKPSMAMEICATDAVADMEEDLKVLMKADPDQQETLQTEVFPDPMEGEQTWPTEEELDEANDLLKQRSRVVKKVPKGTSSYQAEWILDEGDESGGEGDEYDDLQHEGFMEEESQDESGEEEEEDCETMTLGESVRDDLYDEKVDEEAEERMLEKYKQERLEEMFPDEIDTPRDVAARIRFQKYRGLKSFRTSPWDPKENLPRDYARIFQFQNFINTRKRIFKQIEEKEAEGAEVGWYVTLHVSDVPVSVVKYFRQGAPLIAFSLLPYEQKMSVLNMVVSRNPGNTEPVKAKEELIFHCGFRRFRASPLFSQHTAADKHKFQRFLTADAAVVVTVFAPITFPPASVLLFKQRSNGMHSLIATGHLLSVDPDRMVIKRVVLSGHPFKILTKMAVVRYMFFSREDVMWFKPVELRTKWGRRGHIKEPLGTHGHMKCSFDGKLKSQDTVLMNLYKRVFPKWTYDPYVPEPLPWVKSEISTASEVDME; encoded by the exons ATGGCGGCTCACCGCTCCGGCCCGCTGAAGCAGCAGAATAAAGCTCATAAAGGCGGGCGGCACAGCGGTGGTGGGTCCGCACAAGTGGGCAGCAAAG GCCGTGTAGGACCGAAAGTCTTGTGCAAGAAGGTGAAGAAGCAGCTCAGCCGAGTAGACCAGAGGCATCGTGCCAACCAGCTCCGCAAGCAGAAACGGGAGGCG GTTCTGGCAGAGAAAAGGCAGCTGGGCAGCAAGGATGGGCCTCCTCATCAGGTGCTTGTGGTGCCTCTCCACAACAAGATTTCCCTTCCAGAGGCATTTACACTACTTCAGAATGAAATCTTGGGAACAGTGTACTTGAACGAATGCGGAAGCACCCGAGGCTTTATGCTTCTAAGCCACGTAGTGAGACATCGGTGGTTTTTTACATGTGCAAGACCAG GGGATCTGCATACTGTCTTAGATCTGGCTAAAGTTGCTGATACCATCCTGTTCCTCCTGGATCCACTAGAGGGCTGGGACAGCACTGGGGAATACTGTCTGTCTTGCCTCTTTGCTCAGGGCCTTCCCACCTATA caCTTGCTGTCCAGGGGCTTTCTGGCCTCCCACTAAAGAAACACATAGATGCCAGGAAGAAGCTAAGTAAAATAGTGCTGAAACGCTTTTCCGAGGATGAAATCCTGTTGCTAGACACCCCACAGCAAGCAGCAGTGTTGCTTAGACAGTTGGCTAACCAGAAGCAGCGGCATCTTGCTTTTCGAGATCGGCGAGCGTACTTGTTTGCCCATGTTGCTGACTTTGTGCCTAGTGAGGAGAGCAACTTAGTGGGCACCTTGAAGATCTCAGGCTATGTTCGTGGGAGGACTCTGAATGTAAACAGTTTGCTGCATATTGTCGGACATGGTGATTTCCAAATGAATCAGATAGATGCCCCTGTGGACCCCTTCCCTTTAAATCCTAGAGTGATTAAATCCCAGAAGAAACCAAGCATGGCAATGGAG ATTTGTGCTACAGATGCTGTAGCTGACATGGAAGAAGACCTTAAGGTTCTGATGAAAGCAGACCCTGATCAACAGGAAACTTTACAAACAGAGGTTTTTCCAGATCCAATGGAAGGGGAACAAACCTGGCCTACTGAGGAGGAACTGGATGAGGCAAATG ACTTACTGAAGCAACGTTCCAGGGTGGTAAAGAAGGTCCCTAAAGGAACATCCAGTTACCAGGCTGAATGGATTTTGGACGAAGGAGATGAAAGTGGTGGGGAAGGTGATGAGTATGATGATCTACAACATGAAGGCTTTATGGAAGAGGAGTCTCAG GATGAGAgtggtgaggaagaggaggaggactgtGAAACTATGACTCTAGGGGAGTCTGTGCGTGATGATCTCTATGATGAGAAAGTAGATGAAGAGGCCGAGGAGAGAATGTTGGAGAAATATAAACAAGAAAGATTGGAAGAGATGTTTCCAGATGAAATCGATACCCCCCGTGATGTGGCCGCTAGGATTCG ATTTCAGAAATATAGAGGCCTCAAGAGCTTCAGGACATCTCCTTGGGACCCTAAGGAAAACCTTCCTCGAGATTATGCTCGGATCTTTCAGTTTCAGAATTTTATTAATACTAGAAAAAGAATCTTTAAacaaattgaagaaaaagaagctgaAGGAGCTGAG GTTGGCTGGTATGTCACACTTCATGTCTCTGATGTCCctgtctcagtggttaagtatTTCAGGCAAGGAGCGCCCTTGATTGCATTTTCTTTACTACCTTATGAACAGAAG ATGTCAGTATTGAACATGGTGGTGAGTCGGAACCCTGGCAACACAGAACCCGTGAAGGCCAAAGAAGAATTGATCTTCCATTGTGGATTCAGGCGCTTCCGGGCCTCGCCTTTATTCTCTCAGCACACAGCAG CTGATAAACATAAATTTCAGAGATTCTTGACTGCTGATGCGGCCGTAGTGGTGACAGTGTTTGCGCCAATCACTTTTCCTCCTGCATCTGTGCTGCTTTTCAAGCAGAGAAGCAATG GAATGCACAGTCTCATTGCTACAGGCCATCTGTTATCAGTGGATCCAGACAGGATGGTCATCAAGAGAGTTGTTCTGAGTGGTCATCCTTTCAAAATTCTTACTAAGATGGCAGTAGTGCGCTACATGTTCTTCAGCAGAG AGGACGTGATGTGGTTTAAGCCTGTGGAACTGAGAACCAAGTGGGGCCGCAGGGGACACATCAAGGAACCTCTAG GTACCCATGGCCATATGAAGTGCAGTTTTGATGGGAAGCTAAAATCTCAGGATACAGTATTAATGAACCTCTATAAGCGAGTTTTCCCCAAATGGACTTATGATCCATATGTACCAGAACCACTACCATGGGTGAAAAGTGAGATCTCAACAGCCTCTGAAGTGGACATGGAGTAA
- the Srr gene encoding serine racemase isoform X3: protein MPERALSPAQGRRVRVRLRRGVALEGTLRLGGGGAAPGRTMCAQYCISFADVEKAHINIRDSVYLTPVLTSSILNQISGRSLFFKCELFQKTGSFKIRGALNAIRSLIPDTLEGKPKAVVTHSSGNHGQALTFAARLEGIPAYIVVPQTAPNCKKLAIQAYGASIVYSEQSDEVPLVDALVVPVGGGGMIAGIAITIKALKPSVKVYAAEPLNADDCYRSKLKGELTPNLHPPETIADGVKSSIGLNTWPIIRDLVDDVFTVTEDEIKYATQLVWERMKLLIEPTAGVGLAAVLSQHFQTVSPEVKNICIVLSGGNVDLTSLSWVKQAERPAPYQTISV, encoded by the exons ATGCCAGAGCGTGCGCTCAGCCCTGCGCAGGGACGGCGTGTGCGCGTGCGCTTGCGCAGAGGTGTAGCGCTGGAAGGTACGCTGAGGCTTGGAGGTGGAGGCGCGGCGCCCGGGAG AACCATGTGTGCTCAGTACTGCATCTCCTTTGCTGATGTTGAAAAAGCTCATATCAACATTCGAGATTCTGTCTACCTCACGCCGGTGCTAACAAGCTCCATTTTAAATCAAATATCAGGGCGCAGTCTTTTCTTCAAGTGTGAACTCTTCCAGAAAACTGGGTCTTTTAAG ATTCGTGGTGCCCTTAATGCCATCAGAAGCTTAATTCCTGACACTTTGGAAGGGAAGCCCAAAGCTGTTGTTACTCACAGCAGTGGAAACCATGGCCAGGCTCTCACCTTTGCTGCCAGACTGGAAG GGATTCCTGCTTACATAGTGGTGCCTCAAACAGCTCCCAACTGCAAGAAACTGGCAATTCAAGCCTATGGAGCCTCTATAGTATATAGTGAACAGAGTGATGAG GTTCCCTTGGTGGACGCACTGGTGGTGCCAGTCGGGGGAGGCGGAATGATTGCTGGAATCGCCATTACAATTAAG GCCCTGAAACCCAGTGTGAAGGTCTATGCTGCCGAACCCTTGAATGCAGATGACTGCTACCGGTCCAAACTGAAAGGGGAACTGACTCCCAATCTTCATCCTCCAGAGACCATAGCAGACGGCGTCAAGTCTAGCATTGGCTTAAACACCTGGCCTATTATCAGAGACCTTGTAGACGATGTCTTCACTGTCACAGAGGACGAAATCAAG TATGCAACCCAGCTGGTGTGGGAGAGGATGAAGCTGCTCATTGAGCCTACTGCTGGTGTTGGACTGGCTGCAGTGCTGTCACAGCATTTCCAAACCGTCTCTCCAGAAGTGAAGAACATCTGTATTGTACTCAGTGGTGGGAATGTAGACTTAACCTCTCTAAGCTGGGTGAAGCAGGCTGAAAGGCCAGCTCCTTACCAGACTATTTCTGTTTAA
- the Srr gene encoding serine racemase isoform X1, with product MPERALSPAQGRRVRVRLRRGVALEGTLRLGGGGAAPGRTMCAQYCISFADVEKAHINIRDSVYLTPVLTSSILNQISGRSLFFKCELFQKTGSFKIRGALNAIRSLIPDTLEGKPKAVVTHSSGNHGQALTFAARLEGIPAYIVVPQTAPNCKKLAIQAYGASIVYSEQSDESREKVTQRIMQETEGILVHPNQEPAVIAGQGTIALEVLNQVPLVDALVVPVGGGGMIAGIAITIKALKPSVKVYAAEPLNADDCYRSKLKGELTPNLHPPETIADGVKSSIGLNTWPIIRDLVDDVFTVTEDEIKYATQLVWERMKLLIEPTAGVGLAAVLSQHFQTVSPEVKNICIVLSGGNVDLTSLSWVKQAERPAPYQTISV from the exons ATGCCAGAGCGTGCGCTCAGCCCTGCGCAGGGACGGCGTGTGCGCGTGCGCTTGCGCAGAGGTGTAGCGCTGGAAGGTACGCTGAGGCTTGGAGGTGGAGGCGCGGCGCCCGGGAG AACCATGTGTGCTCAGTACTGCATCTCCTTTGCTGATGTTGAAAAAGCTCATATCAACATTCGAGATTCTGTCTACCTCACGCCGGTGCTAACAAGCTCCATTTTAAATCAAATATCAGGGCGCAGTCTTTTCTTCAAGTGTGAACTCTTCCAGAAAACTGGGTCTTTTAAG ATTCGTGGTGCCCTTAATGCCATCAGAAGCTTAATTCCTGACACTTTGGAAGGGAAGCCCAAAGCTGTTGTTACTCACAGCAGTGGAAACCATGGCCAGGCTCTCACCTTTGCTGCCAGACTGGAAG GGATTCCTGCTTACATAGTGGTGCCTCAAACAGCTCCCAACTGCAAGAAACTGGCAATTCAAGCCTATGGAGCCTCTATAGTATATAGTGAACAGAGTGATGAG TCCAGAGAAAAGGTCACTCAAAGAATTATGCAAGAAACAGAAGGTATCTTGGTCCATCCCAACCAGGAGCCTGCAGTGATAGCCGGACAAGGGACAATTGCCCTGGAAGTGCTGAACCAG GTTCCCTTGGTGGACGCACTGGTGGTGCCAGTCGGGGGAGGCGGAATGATTGCTGGAATCGCCATTACAATTAAG GCCCTGAAACCCAGTGTGAAGGTCTATGCTGCCGAACCCTTGAATGCAGATGACTGCTACCGGTCCAAACTGAAAGGGGAACTGACTCCCAATCTTCATCCTCCAGAGACCATAGCAGACGGCGTCAAGTCTAGCATTGGCTTAAACACCTGGCCTATTATCAGAGACCTTGTAGACGATGTCTTCACTGTCACAGAGGACGAAATCAAG TATGCAACCCAGCTGGTGTGGGAGAGGATGAAGCTGCTCATTGAGCCTACTGCTGGTGTTGGACTGGCTGCAGTGCTGTCACAGCATTTCCAAACCGTCTCTCCAGAAGTGAAGAACATCTGTATTGTACTCAGTGGTGGGAATGTAGACTTAACCTCTCTAAGCTGGGTGAAGCAGGCTGAAAGGCCAGCTCCTTACCAGACTATTTCTGTTTAA
- the Srr gene encoding serine racemase isoform X2 — protein MCAQYCISFADVEKAHINIRDSVYLTPVLTSSILNQISGRSLFFKCELFQKTGSFKIRGALNAIRSLIPDTLEGKPKAVVTHSSGNHGQALTFAARLEGIPAYIVVPQTAPNCKKLAIQAYGASIVYSEQSDESREKVTQRIMQETEGILVHPNQEPAVIAGQGTIALEVLNQVPLVDALVVPVGGGGMIAGIAITIKALKPSVKVYAAEPLNADDCYRSKLKGELTPNLHPPETIADGVKSSIGLNTWPIIRDLVDDVFTVTEDEIKYATQLVWERMKLLIEPTAGVGLAAVLSQHFQTVSPEVKNICIVLSGGNVDLTSLSWVKQAERPAPYQTISV, from the exons ATGTGTGCTCAGTACTGCATCTCCTTTGCTGATGTTGAAAAAGCTCATATCAACATTCGAGATTCTGTCTACCTCACGCCGGTGCTAACAAGCTCCATTTTAAATCAAATATCAGGGCGCAGTCTTTTCTTCAAGTGTGAACTCTTCCAGAAAACTGGGTCTTTTAAG ATTCGTGGTGCCCTTAATGCCATCAGAAGCTTAATTCCTGACACTTTGGAAGGGAAGCCCAAAGCTGTTGTTACTCACAGCAGTGGAAACCATGGCCAGGCTCTCACCTTTGCTGCCAGACTGGAAG GGATTCCTGCTTACATAGTGGTGCCTCAAACAGCTCCCAACTGCAAGAAACTGGCAATTCAAGCCTATGGAGCCTCTATAGTATATAGTGAACAGAGTGATGAG TCCAGAGAAAAGGTCACTCAAAGAATTATGCAAGAAACAGAAGGTATCTTGGTCCATCCCAACCAGGAGCCTGCAGTGATAGCCGGACAAGGGACAATTGCCCTGGAAGTGCTGAACCAG GTTCCCTTGGTGGACGCACTGGTGGTGCCAGTCGGGGGAGGCGGAATGATTGCTGGAATCGCCATTACAATTAAG GCCCTGAAACCCAGTGTGAAGGTCTATGCTGCCGAACCCTTGAATGCAGATGACTGCTACCGGTCCAAACTGAAAGGGGAACTGACTCCCAATCTTCATCCTCCAGAGACCATAGCAGACGGCGTCAAGTCTAGCATTGGCTTAAACACCTGGCCTATTATCAGAGACCTTGTAGACGATGTCTTCACTGTCACAGAGGACGAAATCAAG TATGCAACCCAGCTGGTGTGGGAGAGGATGAAGCTGCTCATTGAGCCTACTGCTGGTGTTGGACTGGCTGCAGTGCTGTCACAGCATTTCCAAACCGTCTCTCCAGAAGTGAAGAACATCTGTATTGTACTCAGTGGTGGGAATGTAGACTTAACCTCTCTAAGCTGGGTGAAGCAGGCTGAAAGGCCAGCTCCTTACCAGACTATTTCTGTTTAA
- the Srr gene encoding serine racemase isoform X4 — protein MEAHGPAVESTCSSRGPGFQIRGALNAIRSLIPDTLEGKPKAVVTHSSGNHGQALTFAARLEGIPAYIVVPQTAPNCKKLAIQAYGASIVYSEQSDESREKVTQRIMQETEGILVHPNQEPAVIAGQGTIALEVLNQVPLVDALVVPVGGGGMIAGIAITIKALKPSVKVYAAEPLNADDCYRSKLKGELTPNLHPPETIADGVKSSIGLNTWPIIRDLVDDVFTVTEDEIKYATQLVWERMKLLIEPTAGVGLAAVLSQHFQTVSPEVKNICIVLSGGNVDLTSLSWVKQAERPAPYQTISV, from the exons ATGGAGGCCCATGGTCCTGCAGTGGAGAgtacttgttcttccagaggacctgggtttcaa ATTCGTGGTGCCCTTAATGCCATCAGAAGCTTAATTCCTGACACTTTGGAAGGGAAGCCCAAAGCTGTTGTTACTCACAGCAGTGGAAACCATGGCCAGGCTCTCACCTTTGCTGCCAGACTGGAAG GGATTCCTGCTTACATAGTGGTGCCTCAAACAGCTCCCAACTGCAAGAAACTGGCAATTCAAGCCTATGGAGCCTCTATAGTATATAGTGAACAGAGTGATGAG TCCAGAGAAAAGGTCACTCAAAGAATTATGCAAGAAACAGAAGGTATCTTGGTCCATCCCAACCAGGAGCCTGCAGTGATAGCCGGACAAGGGACAATTGCCCTGGAAGTGCTGAACCAG GTTCCCTTGGTGGACGCACTGGTGGTGCCAGTCGGGGGAGGCGGAATGATTGCTGGAATCGCCATTACAATTAAG GCCCTGAAACCCAGTGTGAAGGTCTATGCTGCCGAACCCTTGAATGCAGATGACTGCTACCGGTCCAAACTGAAAGGGGAACTGACTCCCAATCTTCATCCTCCAGAGACCATAGCAGACGGCGTCAAGTCTAGCATTGGCTTAAACACCTGGCCTATTATCAGAGACCTTGTAGACGATGTCTTCACTGTCACAGAGGACGAAATCAAG TATGCAACCCAGCTGGTGTGGGAGAGGATGAAGCTGCTCATTGAGCCTACTGCTGGTGTTGGACTGGCTGCAGTGCTGTCACAGCATTTCCAAACCGTCTCTCCAGAAGTGAAGAACATCTGTATTGTACTCAGTGGTGGGAATGTAGACTTAACCTCTCTAAGCTGGGTGAAGCAGGCTGAAAGGCCAGCTCCTTACCAGACTATTTCTGTTTAA